The following are encoded together in the Lactuca sativa cultivar Salinas chromosome 1, Lsat_Salinas_v11, whole genome shotgun sequence genome:
- the LOC111875984 gene encoding cleavage stimulating factor 64 has protein sequence MANSQHRCVFVGNIPYDATEEQLREICEEVGPVVSFRLVVDRETGKPKGYGFCEYQDEETALSARRNLHGYDINGRQLRVDFAENDKNNERSKEQGRGGPGMATNTAPQKQIGGPAGHGDPSVHQSFGVQDAMAAAIVMAGALGGGQNGIRSQPIPGTDPLTLHLAKMSNTQLTEVLTEVKALATQNKEQARQLFLANPQLSKAVLQAHIMLKTVPPQLLHMAGIGRQVPGPVAQQSGAQPLSGLLLPPLAQNKMPLGFIMPQAQSQSQSSHSSVPTHYATSSVPLQPPPRFQTPPPHPTLLGGVSGTLQSLHPQQPSISIPTPPHSLLQDNVFKPSSSIGPSILNNGDKDHHHHHHHHHVLPLHHNVPTGGAWGHNNHPIPNNNTASKLQENGHGRDNSNSNSDQINHHPPKLLKMEDGKAAPFSPTPHMNQNHFSKPGPIDSQNQKLEVLPSGSESELLEQVMNLTAEQLSSLPPEQQQQVIQLQQMLIRQKSTY, from the exons ATGGCCAATTCTCAACATCGCTGCGTTTTTG TTGGAAACATACCATACGATGCAACTGAAGAACAACTTAGAGAAATTTGTGAGGAGGTTGGCCCTGTTGTATCATTCAG ATTAGTTGTGGATAGAGAAACTGGTAAACCCAAAGGTTATGGGTTTTGTGAATACCAAGATGAAGAAACAGCTCTAAGTGCTAGACGAAATCTTCATGGTTATGATATCAATGGCAGACAATTAAGAGTTGATTTTgctgaaaatgacaaaaataacgAAAGAAGCAAAGAACAG GGTCGTGGAGGACCTGGAATGGCTACAAATACAG CTCCTCAAAAACAAATTGGGGGTCCAGCTGGACATGGAGATCCTAGTGTTCACCAGAGTTTTGGTGTACAAGATGCAATGGCTGCTGCAATTGTGATGGCGGGAGCTCTTGGAGGTGGTCAAAATGGCATCCGGAGTCAACCCATACCAGGAACAGACCCTTTGACTCTTCATCTTGCTAAAATGTCCAACACCCAGTTGACTGAGGTTTTGACTGAAGTCAAG GCATTGGCCACTCAAAACAAGGAACAAGCACGCCAACTGTTTCTTGCAAATCCACAATTGTCAAAAGCGGTTTTGCAG GCTCATATAATGCTGAAGACAGTTCCTCCCCAATTG TTACACATGGCGGGGATTGGTCGGCAAGTTCCTGGTCCAGTGGCTCAACAATCTGGAGCACAGCCTCTTTCTGGGCTGCTGCTGCCACCTCTTGCTCAAAACAAGATGCCACTTGGGTTCATCATGCCTCAagctcaaagtcaaagtcaatcaTCACATTCATCTGTTCCTACTCACTATGCCACATCATCTGTTCCCCTACAGCCCCCTCCCCGGTTTCAGACCCCACCACCACATCCGACATTATTGGGAGGAGTGTCTGGAACCCTTCAGTCGTTGCATCCACAACAACCTTCTATTTCTATACCCACTCCCCCTCATTCATTATTACAAGATAATGTCTTTAAG CCCAGCTCCTCAATCGGGCCTTCTATTCTTAACAATGGAGACaaggatcatcatcatcatcatcatcatcatcatgtatTGCCTTTGCATCATAATGTTCCAACTGGTGGTGCTTGGGGGCATAATAATCATCCAATTCCAAACAATAACACTGCTTCAAAGTTACAAGAAAATGGACATGGACGCgacaacagcaacagcaacagcgaTCAAATTAATCATCATCCTCCAAAATTATTGAAAATGGAGGATGGAAAGGCTGCCCCTTTCTCACCTACTCCACACATGAATCAAAACCACTTCTCAAAACCAGGGCCCATAGACTCCCAGAACCAGAAACTTGAg GTTCTTCCCTCTGGCTCGGAATCTGAATTATTGGAACAAGTGATGAATCTGACAGCAGAGCAGTTAAGCTCTTTGCCTCCAGAACAGCAGCAACAAGTCATTCAGCTTCAGCAGATGCTTATTAGACAAAAGTCCACTTATTAA